The genomic segment ATGAAGATGGCTCTAAACAGAAGGGCTGGCTGGAACTTGAAGGAAAGAAATATTACTTTAACACAAAGACCGGTGTTCAGGTAAAGGGCTGGGTTACTGACAGTAAAGGACGAAAGAGATATTTCAGTAAACAGGCTGGTATCATGATGACAGGCTGGGTCACTGATTCAAAGGATCAGAAAAGATATTTTAATCCATCTACCGGATTCATGCAGACGAAATGGCTGACATTGAAGGGAAAGAGATATTATTTCTACAGTAACAGTGGAGTGGCTGCCTGCAAGACATTCCTTACAGACAGTAAGAAAAATACCAGATATTTTACAAGTGCATGTTATATGCTTACCGGTTGGACAAAGAATTCCAGCAATGAATACAGATATTTTGAAACTGAAGACGGAATTATGGCAAAAGGTTTCCAGACACTCGACGGAAAAAAATATTATTTTAATACAGGCAGCGGCAAGATGGCTGTAGGCTGGACGACAATTGATGGAAATAAGTATTATTTTGATAAGGAAACAGGTGTGATGGCTACCGGAGATGTAACAATTGATGGACAGAAATACCATTTTAATTCCAATGGTATATTGAGCAATACTACAAGTCCGACCGGTTCCAGAACAATCAAGAATTATCTGGCAGGTGCATTACAGCCTGTTGGTCAGGCTTTGTACGTATGGGGTGGCGGATGGAATGATTCCACCAGAAAAGGAACAAGTCAGACAATGACTGATTTCTATAACAGTCAGAGCAGCAGTTATGATTACAATAACTACAGAGATCTCAGCACAGCCAACAGAGCAAAAGGTTTTGACTGTTCCGGTTTCGTAGGATGGTCAGCTTATCAGGTAATGCAGAGTAAGTCCGGTGTAGGAAGCGGATATACAGTAGTTTCCGGTGAGATTGGTTCTTATTATAAGTCCATGGGCTGGGGAAGTATTCTCACTCAGGCGAATCTGGCAAGTGATGACTGGACAGTATATCCCGGAGATGTGGGATATGACAGTGGACATACATGGATCATTCTCGGACAGTGTGCTGATAAGAGTGCAGTGATCGTGCATTCTACCCCGAATGCAGGTGTTCAGATTGCAGGTACACCTACTCCGTCCGGTGGTTATTCCAGTCAGGCGATTGCACTGGCACAGAAGTATATGTCAAGATATCCGGGATATACCAAGTATGATTATCATACTTCATCTGGTAACTATATCAGAAGAGGTAATTATCTGAGATGGAACAGAAGTACGCTTTCTGATCCGGATGGGTATATGAATATGACCGCAGACCAGATTCTTGCAGATCTGTTTAGCTGAGAAGTGAATAGTTAAGAAAATGGAAGCAGCTTTCGAAAGAGGAGGCTGCTTCTTTTTTTGCGTTCTGTAGTAATTCCATAAATAATGCAAACAATCCAATCCACTATAGCGTGAAGTCCTGCTACGTTACTGTCCACTCCGTTCACAGTAACGTAGCCAAAATTCATTCCAGATTGCCTGCGGCAATGGAATTTTGGTTTGTATGTCTCGGGATTTTGGCATATTCATGCCAAAACACCTCGCGGGATAGTGGTGTGTGAACAGTAACCCTGCATCAGATATCTTTGTCCTGTGTTAAATTATTACAAACATGAAATGGAATATGTTTGAATTGTAGAAAGAAATGCGAAGAATAACAAAAAGATTAATAAATGTTACAGAAATATAAAATTTATGGTAATTAATCCTTGCGTTTTTGAGTGTGGTGTGTTAATATGTATAAGAATTAACTTAGATATTGCAAAAACATTAAGATATAGAAAGAAAATGTTACGAGGGTGAGAATTCATGAAGAAAAGAATTGTATGTCTTACATTAGCACTCCTGATGAGCGCAACACAGGTTGTTAGTGTAAGCGCTTCAAGAGAGGATGAATTGAGAGAAGAGCAGGCGATCACAAGTCAGCAGCTGGATGCGACATATTCCAGAATGGATGAGCTTGCATATGCGAAATCACAGCTTGAGAATGAGATTTCCGAACTGGATTCCAATCTTGTAAGTGTTATGGTTTCTATTGATACTCTTAAAGGAGATATCGATAATAAAGAAGTAGATATTATTAAGACAAAACAGGATCTGGCTAAGGCTCAGAAGGCGAGAGATAAGCAGTATGAGAGCATGAAGCTTCGTATTCAGGCACTGTATGAACAGGGTGGGGATGCAGCGTGGTTTCAGATGATGCTTAATTCAGAAGATTTGAGTGAACTTCTGACACGTGCTGAGAATACACAGCAGATGTATGAGCAGGACAGAAAGAACCTTGATAAATATGTGAATACTATTAATGAGGTAAATAATTTAAAGACTCAGTATGAATCTGACAAAGCAGAACTGGAGGAGATGAAGGCTTCTTATGAACAGCAGTCTTATGATCTTCAGTGCCAGATTGATCAGAAGAAATCTGAATCAGCCGATTATGAGAATGAAATTGCATATGCACAGCAGCAGGCGACAGAATATGCAAATCTGTTAGCGGAACAGACAGCTGAAATTCAGAGACTGGAAGCTGAGAGAATTGCAGCAGAAGAAGAGGCAAGACGACAGGCTGAGGAAGAGGCTGCAAGACAGGCGGCAGAAGAAGAGGCAGCAGCAAAAGCTGCAGAGCAGGAACAGGACTCCGAATCAGAAGACGAAGAAAATATAGAGTATGATGAAGACGGAAATGAGATTGAGAATACTGATGATGCGGATAATGAATCTGATGAGTCTGAATCAGATGATGGTGTAGAATATGATGAAAATGGTGATCCTGTTGACAATGCAGGAGCTTCCGATGATGTAGAGTACGATGAGTATGGCAATGTGATTGATTCTGATAATACAGTTTCACCAGATGATTATGAGAGTGAACAGTCATCTGATTCAGATAGTTCTTCATCTTCAGGTTCAGGATCAGGATCTTCTGTAGTAGACTTTGCAACACAGTTTGTTGGCAATCCATATGTATGGGGCGGTACAAGCCTTACAGGTGGAGCTGACTGTTCAGGATTTACACAGAGTGTATATGCAAACTTCGGAGTAAGTCTTCCGAGAACTTCTTATGAACAGCAGAATGCCGGTACAGAAGTATCTTATGCTGATGCACAGCCGGGTGATTTAATCTGCTACGGTGGACACGTTGCAATCTATATGGGGAATGGACGTATCGTTCATGCATCGAACTCTGTAGATGGAATTAAGATCAGTGATAACGCAGCGTACAGAACGATTGTTTCTGTAAGAAGACTGGTATAATTAAATAAGTATAAATAATTAAATTTATAGGGGTTGAAAAGGAGTATCGCTAAGGGGGCTGATGCTCCTTTTCTTTATGTATAAGTTACCATTATTCCGCGAGGTGTTTTGGCATGAATATGCCAAAATTCCGAGACATACCGCGCGAATTTATGCGATTAGCATAAATTCTGTGCATCGCGAAGCGTGTTGCTGTGAACGGAGTGAACCGTAACCATGTATAATATTTTACCGATTTTCAGGTGGATTTTACCTTGACATAAAATTGGATGGATAGTACAGTTTATGTAACTGAAGAGATACATATAAAATTTTAAATCTGTTTTTGGAGACATCAGCGGGAAAGAATATTCTCATGAATTATCCGGATTATAGTTGAATAGTGAAAGCGAGGAATGATAAATGGCAAATGACCATGTAGAACACATAAGAATTGTACAGGAAACAGTTGCTGGCAAGGAGATTACTTTTGCACATGTAATGGGAGGGCCGGCTCCGGTCATATACCAGAAGCTTGGACTGAATCCGCAGGTGGATTACCGTTCATCTGCAATCGGAATTATGAATATGACACCGCCTGAATCTGCAGTGATCGCATCTGATATTGCGGTAAAAAGCGGAAATGTTTATCTGGGATTTGCAGATCGATTTACAGGCACACTGATCATTACGGGAGAGATTTCCGATGTAATGTCAGCGATGACTGAGGTTGTGGATTATTTCAGAGACACTTTGGGGTATGTAGTCTGCAAGATTACCAAAAGATAGGAAGTGTTGGGATGGCAGGGATGACAACCAGAGAATTACTGGAAAAGCTTTATAACCAGGATTATGAGAAATTAAAGGGAAAAAAGCTGCGTATGACCAGGGTAAGGGTTCCGGGAAAGGAAGTGTGCCTGGCGCATGTGATCAATCCTTCACAGAGCTGTATTTATCAGAATCTTGGTCTGCATATTGGAGTCCATGAGGGAGAAGACCACACAGGAGAAGCAATTGGAATGATTCGTTTTACCCCATGGGAAGCAGTGGTTGTAGCTGCTGATATTGCAGTGAAAAGTGCAAATGTAGAGATTGGTTTCATGGATCGCTTCAGCGGATCATTGATCCTTACGGGAGGTCTGACGGAAGTTCAGACTGCAGTGGAAGAAGTGGTGAAATTTTTTAGAGAGGTGCTTGGCTTTAAGACTTGTGCAGTTCACAAAAGTTAAAACATACGAAAAGTCAGTTATTCTGTACCGATGGTGCTTATGTAACTGCCGGAATAGCTGAGAGAAGTGAAAGGGACAGACATTAAATATGAAGAAAATATTTCTGATGGGCAGAAGTGAAGCAGGTAAGACTTCATTAACGCAGGCATTAAAAGGCGAAAAACTTCATTATGTAAAAACGCAGTATACGAATACGGATGATGATACCATTGATTCGCCGGGAGAGTATGCAGAGTCCAAGCATTTCAGCGTAGGGCTGGCCTGTTTTTCTTTTGAAGCAGATGTGGTGGCAATGGTACAGTCAGCAGATGAACCTTTCAGTTTGTTTGGCTATGGCAGTAATGCATTTATTCTGAGACCACTGATAGGAATCATTACGAAAATAGATTCTCCTTATGCGAATGTTCCAATGGTGCGTCAGTGGATGCTGAATGCAGGATGTGAAAGAATTTTTCTGGTAAACAATGTGACCGGAGAGGGGATTGATGAGCTGAGAGCGTTTTTGAATGAGGATGTTCCAAAGCTGAGTCTGGAAGAAGCAAAATTCAGACAGAGTCTTGGTCTGAATGAATGGGATCCGCTGCCGGAAGGTGTGGAATATTGAAAAATATATTGATAAATAGTTGACAAGCTTGCTGCAGGGTGTTATTATAATGACAGTATAATTCCATACAGAACATATTAAGTGCTGATACTGTGAGAAAGAACAGTACAGAAAGAGGGAATCAGGTGAGAAACCTGAGCGATCCGGTCACTGTAACAGAGGAGCAAATCTCAGAATGTCCATTGTGCCATAGCATGAGAAGGAGAGAGGAGCGATGAGCCTGGAGCCAGGAAACCTGCTTGGTATGGCGAGGTTAAACTTCCGTGTAAAGTGTAACAACCAACTCCGTTGAATCCGCAGCTTCGGAGTGTTGTCTGCTTTTATCTGAAGGCAGACATTTTTTATGGAATGCGCCTGTTCTTTATGAATTATACATGATTAAATGGCAGGCGATACTACTTCGGATTTATTCGTTCCCTCCGCGCACTCATGAACGGATTTTTTTCTACCCCGGGGTAGCATCGCTCCCTCTTATTAATTTTAAATGTATGATCTGTGAAAAATACTGTAATGAATTTTCAATGCTTTGTTATGTGAAGAGAAATTGATAATTTATTAGAGTATTTTTTTTATTTCGTCCTCTGATGGGTGGGATTGATGGAGACTGAGAAAACGGAATTATTCTGGAAAGATAAAAACTTGCAACAGGAGAGGAGAGGTAGCAATGGAGAAACCTTATTGGGAAGGGAAAGAATATTCTTATTTCAGTCATAAGAAATGTGAATTTTTTCCGTGTCATAAGAATGCAGATCCGGATGATTTTAACTGTCTGTTCTGTTATTGCCCGCTATATGCCCTGGGTGAGAAATGCGGTGGGAATTTCCGGTATACGGAAAAGGGAATTAAAGACTGCACAAACTGTATGCTTCCGCATAAGCGAAAAAACTATGGATATGTCACAGGAAAATACCAGGAACTGGCTGATATGATGAAAAGAGCAAAGGAAAGTATCAGCAAATAAGAGGAGAATGCGTCGCTGCTTAGAACGGAGTGAACAGTAACAATGTGTCAGATTAGCACAAATAAGAAAGAACGATTTTCATTGTAATACAATGCTTGTTCTGCTAGAATAAGGATAGCAAAAGAGAAGAGTCTGTAAGATTTTCAAGTCTGTTCTGAGTTAGTATATAAAGCATTTCACACACATTTTCCACACTTTTCACATGCACAGAAGAAAATGCATCACAGGCATTTGACGTCTTTTCCTGGCGACATTTTCTTGTCGGCAGAGCTCTGCA from the Blautia wexlerae DSM 19850 genome contains:
- a CDS encoding N-acetylmuramoyl-L-alanine amidase family protein, whose protein sequence is MQNVNRKFKIWGALLFLLFFAVGVSMYFTAANVQAATKTGFVTINGESYYINEDGSKQKGWLELEGKKYYFNTKTGVQVKGWVTDSKGRKRYFSKQAGIMMTGWVTDSKDQKRYFNPSTGFMQTKWLTLKGKRYYFYSNSGVAACKTFLTDSKKNTRYFTSACYMLTGWTKNSSNEYRYFETEDGIMAKGFQTLDGKKYYFNTGSGKMAVGWTTIDGNKYYFDKETGVMATGDVTIDGQKYHFNSNGILSNTTSPTGSRTIKNYLAGALQPVGQALYVWGGGWNDSTRKGTSQTMTDFYNSQSSSYDYNNYRDLSTANRAKGFDCSGFVGWSAYQVMQSKSGVGSGYTVVSGEIGSYYKSMGWGSILTQANLASDDWTVYPGDVGYDSGHTWIILGQCADKSAVIVHSTPNAGVQIAGTPTPSGGYSSQAIALAQKYMSRYPGYTKYDYHTSSGNYIRRGNYLRWNRSTLSDPDGYMNMTADQILADLFS
- a CDS encoding NlpC/P60 family protein, which gives rise to MKKRIVCLTLALLMSATQVVSVSASREDELREEQAITSQQLDATYSRMDELAYAKSQLENEISELDSNLVSVMVSIDTLKGDIDNKEVDIIKTKQDLAKAQKARDKQYESMKLRIQALYEQGGDAAWFQMMLNSEDLSELLTRAENTQQMYEQDRKNLDKYVNTINEVNNLKTQYESDKAELEEMKASYEQQSYDLQCQIDQKKSESADYENEIAYAQQQATEYANLLAEQTAEIQRLEAERIAAEEEARRQAEEEAARQAAEEEAAAKAAEQEQDSESEDEENIEYDEDGNEIENTDDADNESDESESDDGVEYDENGDPVDNAGASDDVEYDEYGNVIDSDNTVSPDDYESEQSSDSDSSSSSGSGSGSSVVDFATQFVGNPYVWGGTSLTGGADCSGFTQSVYANFGVSLPRTSYEQQNAGTEVSYADAQPGDLICYGGHVAIYMGNGRIVHASNSVDGIKISDNAAYRTIVSVRRLV
- a CDS encoding BMC domain-containing protein: MANDHVEHIRIVQETVAGKEITFAHVMGGPAPVIYQKLGLNPQVDYRSSAIGIMNMTPPESAVIASDIAVKSGNVYLGFADRFTGTLIITGEISDVMSAMTEVVDYFRDTLGYVVCKITKR
- a CDS encoding BMC domain-containing protein; protein product: MAGMTTRELLEKLYNQDYEKLKGKKLRMTRVRVPGKEVCLAHVINPSQSCIYQNLGLHIGVHEGEDHTGEAIGMIRFTPWEAVVVAADIAVKSANVEIGFMDRFSGSLILTGGLTEVQTAVEEVVKFFREVLGFKTCAVHKS
- a CDS encoding EutP/PduV family microcompartment system protein, whose amino-acid sequence is MKKIFLMGRSEAGKTSLTQALKGEKLHYVKTQYTNTDDDTIDSPGEYAESKHFSVGLACFSFEADVVAMVQSADEPFSLFGYGSNAFILRPLIGIITKIDSPYANVPMVRQWMLNAGCERIFLVNNVTGEGIDELRAFLNEDVPKLSLEEAKFRQSLGLNEWDPLPEGVEY
- a CDS encoding cysteine-rich small domain-containing protein produces the protein MEKPYWEGKEYSYFSHKKCEFFPCHKNADPDDFNCLFCYCPLYALGEKCGGNFRYTEKGIKDCTNCMLPHKRKNYGYVTGKYQELADMMKRAKESISK